In Maridesulfovibrio sp., a single genomic region encodes these proteins:
- a CDS encoding aminotransferase class IV gives MIRKVESEEYIDAMLAAMRAGTEKICAFYEHRIGLVCTDPRLMLMPWDDHLVHRGDGVFETIKFVDGKMYQLDPHMRRIKRSAEAIYLEPPCRWDELPGIIMQVAAASGVETGLVRVLLGRGCGGFGIDASECPVPSLYIVVYKYEPKPESWYEKGLTAFQTSIPAKQPYLATIKSIDYLPNVLMRREAAEKGFDIPLCFDKMGFLAEGATVSACIVDGKGTILVPQFTNALAGTSLVRALQLIADEAEIDYRAISEGDILLAKEVIVCGTSIDAAGIVRYNKKPVHDVRPGPISRRMRQLLREDLQKNGTPIK, from the coding sequence TTGATCAGGAAAGTTGAAAGCGAAGAATATATCGATGCCATGCTCGCTGCCATGCGGGCCGGAACAGAAAAGATATGCGCCTTTTACGAGCACAGGATCGGCCTGGTCTGCACCGACCCCAGGCTGATGCTCATGCCCTGGGACGACCATCTGGTCCACCGGGGAGACGGGGTGTTCGAGACGATCAAATTCGTCGACGGAAAGATGTATCAGCTTGATCCGCACATGCGCAGGATTAAACGCTCGGCCGAGGCAATCTACCTTGAACCGCCCTGCCGGTGGGACGAACTGCCCGGCATAATCATGCAGGTGGCCGCAGCTTCCGGGGTGGAAACCGGGCTGGTGCGTGTCCTCCTGGGCCGGGGATGCGGAGGGTTCGGAATTGATGCTTCGGAATGCCCGGTTCCCTCGCTCTACATAGTAGTCTACAAGTACGAGCCGAAACCGGAATCATGGTATGAAAAAGGACTGACAGCCTTCCAGACATCCATCCCGGCCAAGCAGCCATACCTTGCGACCATAAAATCCATAGACTACCTGCCCAATGTGCTCATGAGACGGGAAGCCGCGGAAAAGGGATTCGACATTCCCTTATGCTTCGACAAAATGGGTTTCCTGGCCGAAGGGGCCACGGTAAGCGCCTGCATAGTGGACGGCAAGGGGACAATACTGGTCCCGCAGTTCACCAACGCACTGGCCGGAACTTCCCTTGTACGAGCCCTGCAACTCATCGCCGATGAAGCCGAAATAGACTACCGGGCAATTTCCGAAGGCGATATACTGCTGGCCAAGGAAGTCATCGTCTGCGGGACTTCCATTGATGCGGCAGGCATCGTTCGCTACAACAAAAAGCCTGTCCACGATGTGCGTCCCGGACCTATCTCCAGACGCATGCGCCAACTGCTCAGGGAAGACCTGCAGAAAAACGGCACACCGATCAAATAA
- a CDS encoding PAS domain-containing protein produces the protein MFSQDQEKQYRILLDEARQYLAIVRNGQVCLCTAELAALLECSREELISKDLCAHIHPDHAKQVDQYHSNLTSGLGTPEGLELKAVTETGRILWLGLSGIRINWEGSPATLDFFTDITERKNTESKTDEERDRLALALDIADMGVWEWRADRNEMYLNATIFTMLGYDPDELPHTPETMKKLLHPEDLPGTEKKILQHIEHGNAFDLQFRMRSKLGSYRWINSKCKVLRTAEDGQVIRMIGTHQDVTEAHEARSALKESQERYKALNEATSGGIIIHDQGTIIDTNHRLSEISGYSQEELHGMDGLLLVSPGSRNEVMQRVLSGYEKPYEVMGLRKNGEEYPLQVEARNIFYKDKQLRVVEFRDITESRQAQKEKFRLRTQLDALWQISRMVEAEYSELNNLMLREAQAMTSSEYSFIGLMDDSLKTLSLQAWSPDVAEGCAISDTQALFSIHEGSIWSTVLRERRYCIINDYEKTEKTSRELPQGHVPIKRVLVIPIIRNDKVAALAAVANKKEEYTEEDAFQLTAYVSNVLILLEKRRTEKALRSSEKKLEMALEIAVMGQWELDLRTNIFTLNNKFYLIYGTSSEQEGGLTMSTEDYARNFVHPDDMEMVFSTIIDIFQRKYDSTPAQIEHRIIRRDGEVRHILVRFTVIKNKSNELTSALGVNQDITRYKKTLAELHKQQRRLADIIRGTNTGTWEWNVQTGETIFNERWAQMIGYELDELLPTTIDKWTEICHPEDITLVRNLLEKHFNGTLEYYECEARIKHKNGDWIWVLDRGKVASWTEDGKPLLMSGTRQDITEKKRVEEEILHLANHDTLTGLPTLRLVKDRIGLAFSIARRKKQLSAVCFVDLDGFKNVNDTLGHDAGDALLKEVALRLKSCVREIDTVARIGGDEFLVVLTELKSRDDAGLVAEKIVKTIGTPWQYGGTEICIGASVGISICGECKGAEDVESVIKQADSAMYRIKKSGKNGYGFADECII, from the coding sequence ATGTTCTCACAGGATCAGGAAAAGCAGTATCGAATTCTTTTGGACGAGGCCAGGCAATATCTCGCCATCGTCCGGAATGGGCAGGTATGTCTGTGTACCGCAGAGCTTGCCGCGTTGCTGGAATGCTCCCGAGAGGAACTGATTTCCAAAGACCTATGCGCACATATTCACCCGGACCACGCAAAGCAGGTAGACCAGTACCATTCAAATCTGACCTCCGGACTTGGTACGCCGGAAGGATTAGAATTAAAGGCCGTCACCGAAACAGGGCGCATACTGTGGCTTGGACTGTCCGGGATACGGATCAATTGGGAAGGATCACCTGCAACACTCGATTTCTTTACGGATATAACGGAGCGCAAAAATACAGAATCAAAAACGGATGAAGAGCGGGACAGGCTGGCGCTGGCACTTGATATCGCCGATATGGGTGTTTGGGAATGGAGGGCGGACAGAAATGAAATGTATCTGAATGCCACTATATTTACCATGCTTGGCTATGATCCGGACGAACTTCCCCACACACCTGAAACAATGAAGAAGCTTCTCCACCCCGAGGACCTGCCGGGAACGGAAAAAAAGATTCTGCAGCACATTGAGCACGGTAACGCGTTCGATCTGCAGTTTCGCATGCGAAGCAAGCTCGGCAGCTACCGGTGGATAAATTCCAAATGCAAAGTCTTACGCACCGCTGAAGACGGGCAGGTCATCCGGATGATTGGCACACATCAGGATGTCACAGAAGCACATGAAGCACGAAGCGCCCTTAAAGAAAGCCAGGAGCGTTACAAAGCACTGAATGAAGCGACATCCGGCGGCATCATTATCCACGACCAGGGAACAATTATCGATACCAACCACAGGCTTTCTGAAATATCAGGATATTCACAGGAAGAACTACATGGCATGGACGGTCTTTTGCTGGTATCCCCGGGTTCGCGCAACGAGGTCATGCAGAGAGTCCTTTCAGGTTATGAAAAACCATACGAAGTAATGGGGCTGCGTAAAAACGGTGAGGAATATCCATTGCAGGTCGAAGCGCGAAATATTTTCTATAAAGACAAGCAACTTCGCGTAGTTGAATTTCGCGATATAACAGAGAGCCGTCAGGCCCAAAAGGAAAAATTCCGCCTCAGAACTCAGCTGGATGCATTATGGCAGATTTCGCGCATGGTCGAGGCCGAGTATTCCGAGCTCAATAATCTGATGTTGCGTGAGGCACAGGCCATGACTTCCAGTGAGTACTCTTTCATAGGATTAATGGATGACTCGCTGAAAACCCTGTCACTGCAGGCATGGTCCCCGGACGTTGCGGAAGGCTGTGCAATAAGTGATACACAGGCCCTGTTTTCAATCCACGAAGGCAGTATATGGTCCACGGTACTGCGTGAACGCCGTTACTGCATCATCAACGATTATGAAAAAACCGAAAAGACCAGCCGGGAATTGCCGCAGGGCCATGTTCCGATTAAACGCGTACTGGTTATCCCCATCATCCGTAATGATAAAGTTGCAGCGCTGGCAGCAGTGGCCAATAAAAAAGAAGAATATACTGAAGAGGATGCTTTCCAGCTTACAGCATATGTGTCTAATGTTTTGATTCTGCTGGAAAAACGTCGAACGGAGAAAGCTCTCCGGTCCAGCGAAAAGAAACTTGAAATGGCACTGGAAATAGCTGTTATGGGCCAGTGGGAACTGGACCTGCGCACAAATATTTTTACGCTCAATAACAAATTTTACCTTATATACGGGACCAGCAGCGAACAGGAAGGCGGCCTGACCATGTCCACGGAGGATTATGCCCGCAATTTCGTACATCCGGATGACATGGAAATGGTCTTCTCAACCATCATAGATATTTTTCAACGTAAATATGACAGCACGCCCGCCCAGATTGAACACCGCATTATTCGTCGTGATGGAGAGGTCAGGCACATTCTGGTCCGTTTTACAGTCATAAAAAACAAGTCCAACGAACTGACAAGCGCCCTCGGCGTTAATCAGGATATAACCCGCTATAAAAAAACTCTGGCAGAACTGCACAAACAGCAAAGACGACTCGCGGATATTATCCGGGGCACAAATACCGGAACCTGGGAATGGAATGTCCAGACAGGCGAAACTATTTTCAATGAACGCTGGGCCCAAATGATCGGCTATGAGCTGGACGAACTATTGCCTACGACCATTGATAAGTGGACCGAGATTTGCCATCCCGAGGACATAACACTTGTACGCAACTTACTGGAAAAGCATTTCAACGGCACACTTGAGTATTACGAATGTGAAGCCCGAATCAAACACAAAAACGGTGACTGGATATGGGTGCTGGACCGTGGCAAGGTTGCCAGTTGGACCGAGGACGGAAAGCCACTGCTAATGTCCGGAACACGGCAGGACATCACCGAGAAAAAACGGGTCGAGGAGGAAATCCTTCACCTGGCCAACCACGACACCCTGACAGGTCTGCCGACCCTTCGTCTGGTAAAGGATCGCATCGGACTCGCATTTTCAATCGCCAGAAGAAAAAAACAACTATCCGCCGTATGCTTCGTCGATCTGGACGGTTTTAAAAATGTGAATGATACACTGGGGCACGATGCCGGCGACGCCCTGCTCAAGGAAGTAGCTCTGCGGCTGAAATCATGCGTACGGGAAATCGACACCGTGGCACGCATCGGCGGGGACGAATTCCTTGTTGTCCTCACGGAACTCAAATCACGGGATGATGCAGGATTGGTGGCAGAAAAAATAGTAAAAACCATAGGAACTCCATGGCAGTATGGTGGCACTGAAATCTGCATAGGAGCAAGTGTCGGCATCTCCATCTGCGGGGAATGCAAAGGCGCGGAGGATGTTGAAAGCGTAATCAAACAGGCCGACAGCGCTATGTACAGAATCAAGAAGTCAGGTAAAAACGGGTACGGTTTCGCCGATGAATGCATTATCTGA
- the cobI gene encoding precorrin-2 C(20)-methyltransferase, translating into MSNSCKIYGIGVGPGDSDLLTVRAVNILKEVDVVFAASSSKNDFSHSLKIASEFIRDDCEVVRLGYPMTRDKAVLQAAWEKNCEIALELLAEGRTGAFLTLGDPLIYSTFGYMMQTMNRLYPEVEFEVVPGITSYQAAAAKSRQVLVESGQNLLLTSGVADPEMFRETLNSVDNAVILKAYRNFPELRRTAEELDGMDVKFYTRLGLEGEAVYDNIADVPEKTHYLSLMLLTSRKE; encoded by the coding sequence ATGTCGAATTCATGTAAAATATACGGAATCGGGGTCGGCCCCGGCGACTCGGACCTGCTTACAGTTCGGGCCGTGAACATATTGAAAGAGGTCGATGTTGTCTTTGCCGCATCGTCTTCCAAAAACGATTTTTCGCATTCACTTAAAATAGCATCCGAATTCATTCGTGATGATTGTGAAGTTGTGCGACTCGGATATCCCATGACCCGTGATAAGGCCGTGCTGCAGGCCGCTTGGGAGAAGAACTGCGAAATCGCGCTTGAACTCCTTGCCGAGGGCAGGACCGGGGCCTTTCTGACACTTGGCGACCCGCTCATCTATTCGACATTCGGATACATGATGCAGACCATGAACAGGCTTTATCCTGAAGTGGAATTCGAGGTTGTGCCGGGCATAACTTCCTATCAGGCTGCTGCGGCCAAGTCCCGGCAGGTGCTGGTCGAGTCCGGTCAGAACCTGCTGCTCACTTCCGGGGTAGCCGATCCTGAAATGTTCCGGGAAACCCTGAACAGTGTCGACAATGCCGTAATCCTCAAAGCCTACCGCAATTTTCCGGAACTGCGCAGGACTGCGGAAGAACTGGATGGTATGGATGTGAAGTTTTATACCCGGTTGGGACTGGAAGGCGAAGCTGTGTACGATAACATTGCCGATGTCCCGGAAAAGACACACTATCTGTCACTGATGCTGCTGACATCCAGGAAAGAATAA
- a CDS encoding ABC transporter substrate-binding protein has product MVLKRPAKRIVALYGSFNEILCAMNLGDRLVARTAADHYPASIVKLPSIGTHMRPNPELIVALKPDLILQMAGRPQAAAALEPLRKRGIPCAMFKVSSFEDLFSVIARIGSLTGEPGRADSLVDSMKEKLDRAAKMRSATATRPTVFFEVRYPNLLAAGKGSIVSDIIDRSGGRNCVDGSKKIVRMGEEELFRLNPDCYVYQTGRMNPSPVTPADRPHFMKLRAVAGNRVLQVDESMFSRPGPRNADAVEILAEFLFKGKEK; this is encoded by the coding sequence GTGGTACTTAAGAGACCCGCCAAGCGCATAGTTGCCCTGTATGGATCATTCAATGAAATACTGTGCGCCATGAATCTTGGCGACAGACTGGTGGCCCGTACCGCCGCCGATCACTATCCTGCGAGCATCGTGAAGCTGCCCTCGATCGGTACCCATATGCGGCCAAACCCGGAACTGATCGTGGCCCTGAAGCCGGATCTCATCCTCCAGATGGCCGGAAGACCGCAGGCCGCCGCCGCGCTTGAGCCTTTGCGCAAAAGAGGAATTCCCTGCGCCATGTTCAAGGTTTCATCTTTTGAGGACCTTTTTTCGGTTATAGCAAGGATAGGCTCGCTTACCGGGGAACCCGGCCGGGCGGATTCGCTTGTCGACTCAATGAAGGAAAAACTGGACCGGGCCGCGAAAATGCGATCCGCGACCGCAACCCGGCCCACGGTATTTTTCGAAGTACGCTATCCTAACCTGCTGGCGGCCGGAAAAGGTTCCATTGTATCGGACATCATAGACAGGTCCGGCGGCAGGAATTGCGTCGACGGCAGCAAGAAGATTGTGCGCATGGGCGAAGAGGAATTGTTCCGGCTCAATCCGGATTGCTACGTTTACCAGACCGGCAGAATGAATCCATCCCCGGTAACTCCTGCGGACAGGCCGCATTTCATGAAGCTCCGTGCTGTTGCCGGAAACAGAGTCCTGCAGGTGGATGAATCCATGTTTTCAAGGCCCGGCCCCAGAAATGCCGATGCCGTAGAAATTCTTGCCGAATTTTTGTTTAAAGGAAAAGAGAAATAA
- a CDS encoding ABC transporter ATP-binding protein, with protein MIGVRDLRAGYSGREVLHGISLDFPAGSMSAVLGPNGSGKTTLVSAVSGVLAPLSGAVEVEGKDVRSYRPRRLAELMAVLPQKVEPAFGLSVKSMVMMGRYARSAGFFGYDEDDCAICDRAMERVGIAHLKHRPVSGLSGGEFQRVLMARTIAQQAGIMVLDEAASGIDVAGKIELFDMLRSLNRDGATVICVIHDLNLAALYFDRLIFLNDGRVVLDGPPSEVINGENISNVYNASVTIVEHPELGVPQVLFSPGRD; from the coding sequence ATGATCGGCGTGCGTGATCTAAGGGCCGGGTATTCCGGGCGCGAGGTGCTGCACGGCATCAGCCTCGATTTTCCGGCAGGGTCCATGAGCGCTGTTCTCGGTCCCAACGGAAGCGGCAAGACCACCCTTGTGTCCGCTGTTTCCGGTGTGCTTGCGCCGTTGTCCGGTGCGGTGGAGGTCGAGGGAAAGGATGTACGCAGCTACAGACCGCGCAGGTTGGCCGAGCTTATGGCCGTACTCCCGCAGAAAGTGGAACCGGCGTTCGGGCTAAGTGTCAAATCCATGGTCATGATGGGCCGCTATGCGCGTTCCGCAGGGTTCTTCGGTTATGATGAGGATGACTGCGCCATCTGCGACAGAGCCATGGAGAGGGTCGGCATAGCTCATCTTAAGCATCGTCCCGTGTCCGGTCTATCCGGCGGGGAATTCCAGCGGGTGCTGATGGCCAGAACCATCGCCCAGCAGGCCGGAATAATGGTGCTTGACGAGGCTGCATCGGGAATCGATGTTGCCGGAAAGATAGAGCTATTCGATATGCTGCGCTCGCTCAACCGCGATGGCGCCACGGTTATCTGTGTTATCCACGACCTCAATCTGGCGGCCCTGTACTTTGACCGGCTGATTTTCCTAAACGATGGCCGGGTGGTTCTTGACGGTCCGCCCTCGGAAGTCATCAACGGAGAGAATATTTCAAATGTCTACAACGCATCGGTCACTATTGTGGAGCACCCCGAACTCGGTGTTCCGCAGGTGCTTTTTTCTCCTGGCCGCGATTAG
- a CDS encoding iron ABC transporter permease: MVLLTILVPASIFAACLFGAYDVGPRQVLDIFASAIGLSAGNSDSAVSFIVLDLRFSRVCLSFLVGMSLAAAGTVYQGILRNPLADPFTLGVSSGAAFGASLAIFAGSTMLGAGLWQRFGNLFLPIAALVGAMAALGAVLVLGRIGGRLRRETMVLAGIVVATFLSALISLLKSLDEESVSSIVFWIMGSFQGRGWEHLSLFLPYFAAGMIALIYYSRELDILSLGENQARHLGMDVSRVRAVLLIGSGLLTGAAVAVSGIIGFVGLIVPHLVRMFQGAEHRPLLLSASLLGGLLLVWSDVIARSLLPGGEELPVGVVTALLGGPFFCLVLRSGFREGGQ, from the coding sequence ATGGTCCTGCTGACCATTCTTGTTCCGGCTTCGATCTTCGCCGCCTGTCTTTTCGGCGCATATGATGTCGGGCCGCGACAGGTTCTGGATATTTTTGCTTCGGCAATCGGTTTAAGTGCAGGGAATTCGGATTCAGCTGTATCATTCATAGTGCTGGACCTGCGTTTCAGCCGGGTCTGCCTGTCCTTTCTGGTGGGCATGTCCCTTGCCGCTGCGGGTACAGTCTATCAGGGCATCCTGCGCAACCCGCTGGCCGATCCCTTCACTCTGGGGGTAAGCAGCGGTGCGGCTTTCGGTGCAAGTCTGGCGATTTTCGCCGGATCAACCATGCTCGGTGCCGGACTCTGGCAGAGATTCGGAAACCTGTTCCTGCCCATAGCCGCCCTTGTCGGGGCCATGGCCGCTCTGGGAGCGGTGCTGGTGCTTGGACGCATCGGAGGAAGATTGCGCCGCGAAACCATGGTGCTGGCCGGTATTGTCGTGGCGACCTTCCTTTCCGCTCTGATCTCCCTGCTTAAATCACTGGACGAGGAGTCTGTAAGCTCTATCGTTTTCTGGATAATGGGTAGTTTTCAGGGCCGCGGGTGGGAACACCTGAGCCTGTTCTTGCCGTATTTTGCCGCCGGAATGATTGCGCTGATCTATTATTCACGCGAACTGGATATCCTTTCGCTGGGCGAAAATCAGGCCCGCCATCTGGGCATGGACGTATCGCGGGTTCGCGCTGTTCTGCTCATCGGTTCGGGGTTGCTGACCGGTGCGGCTGTGGCCGTTTCCGGGATCATCGGTTTCGTAGGGCTTATCGTGCCGCATCTGGTGCGCATGTTTCAGGGCGCGGAACACCGGCCTCTGCTGCTTTCAGCGTCCCTGCTGGGAGGATTGCTTCTGGTCTGGTCCGATGTAATTGCCCGTTCCCTGCTTCCGGGTGGGGAGGAACTTCCTGTCGGCGTGGTCACAGCCCTGCTCGGCGGACCTTTCTTCTGCCTGGTGCTGCGGTCCGGTTTCCGGGAGGGCGGGCAATGA
- a CDS encoding sirohydrochlorin cobaltochelatase produces the protein MQYRFGDRFRILPALVLVLLLALPSFAFAGHGDAAPVKKGILLVAFGSSMPQAQASFDAIDKAVKKAFPDVPVRWAYSSAIIRHKLAKEGKLIDSPVSAMSKMMDEGFTHVAVQSLHTIPGEEYCGILETVEKFEGMPKGMTKVVVGKPLLYSNDDMQKTVAAVLSSIPKERTKKDAVVLMGHGTPHPANIYYPASQYYFSKADPNIIVGTVEGTPTLDDVKAMLKKRKVKKVYLMPYMSVAGDHARNDMAGDEPDSWKSELTKAGFKCVPVLKGTAEYPAVLDIWMDHLKVAYKHLGNN, from the coding sequence ATGCAGTATCGTTTTGGGGACAGATTCAGAATTCTCCCCGCTCTTGTTCTCGTTCTTCTGTTGGCCCTGCCGTCATTTGCTTTTGCCGGACACGGAGATGCCGCTCCGGTCAAGAAGGGTATCCTGCTGGTTGCTTTCGGTTCCAGCATGCCTCAGGCTCAGGCTTCTTTTGATGCTATCGACAAGGCCGTCAAAAAGGCTTTCCCCGATGTTCCGGTCCGCTGGGCATACTCCTCGGCCATAATCCGTCATAAACTCGCCAAGGAAGGTAAACTTATCGATTCCCCGGTGAGCGCCATGTCCAAGATGATGGATGAAGGGTTCACCCATGTTGCGGTACAGTCGCTGCACACCATTCCCGGCGAGGAATACTGCGGTATTCTGGAAACCGTGGAGAAATTCGAGGGAATGCCCAAGGGCATGACCAAAGTGGTAGTGGGTAAACCGCTGCTCTATTCCAACGATGATATGCAGAAAACCGTTGCCGCCGTGCTGAGCAGCATTCCCAAAGAACGCACCAAAAAAGACGCTGTAGTGCTTATGGGCCACGGAACACCTCATCCCGCAAACATTTATTATCCCGCTTCACAGTATTACTTTTCCAAGGCCGACCCGAACATCATTGTGGGTACTGTCGAAGGGACACCAACTCTTGACGATGTGAAGGCCATGCTCAAGAAACGCAAGGTCAAAAAAGTATATCTCATGCCTTACATGTCTGTTGCCGGCGACCATGCCCGTAACGATATGGCCGGAGATGAGCCCGATTCCTGGAAGTCCGAACTGACCAAGGCCGGATTCAAATGCGTGCCTGTACTCAAGGGTACTGCTGAGTATCCCGCTGTTCTGGATATCTGGATGGATCATCTCAAGGTCGCTTACAAGCACCTCGGGAACAACTAG
- the mnmA gene encoding tRNA 2-thiouridine(34) synthase MnmA has translation MGSGLIYPELREVAAGRKVAMAVSGGADSLLSLVLLKESGADVLAVHGCFLGREKSAAAVSGLEKRCAELGVELHVFDLTRDFDRMVIEPFVREYLKGNTPNPCALCNPEIKFGVLWTAARNLGAELLGTGHYVRMAVHDELGSVLARGADPGKDQSYFLSLVPRKFLMDGVFPLGEHNKDRTYAELAERGVEIPLPSESQEICFVPDDDYRSFLIDRGVKLPGPGKVVLSSGEVLGSHKGLWRYTQGQRKGLGIAWKEPLYVLDKDLKRNQLIVGPRPELASDGCLAGQFNFLVEFGQWPEEIYVQTRYRQRSKPARAVMKGARVNFAFLEPHSKPTPGQIIAVYTEDGAVLGGGIILS, from the coding sequence ATGGGATCAGGTCTCATTTATCCTGAATTGAGAGAAGTCGCGGCAGGGCGAAAGGTCGCCATGGCCGTGAGCGGCGGGGCGGACAGCCTGCTTTCCCTTGTTCTGCTCAAGGAGAGCGGGGCGGATGTGCTGGCCGTGCACGGTTGTTTTCTGGGCAGGGAAAAATCCGCTGCCGCAGTCTCCGGGCTTGAAAAGCGTTGTGCGGAGCTTGGAGTCGAACTGCACGTATTCGACCTCACCCGTGATTTCGATCGGATGGTGATAGAGCCCTTTGTGCGTGAGTACCTAAAGGGCAACACCCCGAATCCCTGTGCCCTGTGCAATCCGGAAATCAAATTCGGCGTTCTGTGGACCGCCGCCCGTAATCTGGGCGCCGAGCTTCTGGGCACCGGCCATTATGTACGCATGGCCGTACACGATGAACTCGGCAGCGTGCTGGCCAGAGGGGCCGATCCGGGCAAGGATCAGAGCTATTTTCTCTCGCTTGTTCCCCGCAAATTCCTGATGGACGGAGTTTTCCCGCTCGGAGAACACAACAAGGACCGGACCTACGCCGAACTTGCCGAAAGGGGTGTCGAAATTCCCCTGCCCTCGGAAAGTCAGGAAATATGTTTTGTCCCGGATGATGATTACCGCAGCTTTCTTATCGACAGGGGTGTGAAGCTGCCGGGACCCGGCAAGGTGGTTCTGTCCTCCGGAGAAGTGCTGGGGAGTCACAAGGGATTGTGGAGATACACGCAGGGGCAGCGCAAAGGGTTGGGCATAGCCTGGAAGGAACCCCTCTATGTGCTGGACAAGGACCTGAAGCGCAATCAGCTGATAGTCGGACCGCGCCCGGAACTTGCCTCCGACGGCTGCTTAGCGGGGCAGTTCAATTTTCTGGTCGAGTTCGGGCAGTGGCCTGAAGAAATTTACGTCCAGACCCGCTACCGGCAGCGTTCCAAACCCGCACGGGCGGTAATGAAGGGTGCCCGCGTAAATTTCGCTTTTCTGGAACCGCATTCAAAGCCGACACCGGGGCAGATCATAGCCGTTTATACCGAGGACGGAGCCGTGCTCGGCGGCGGAATAATTCTGTCCTGA